The following proteins are encoded in a genomic region of Debaryomyces hansenii CBS767 chromosome G complete sequence:
- a CDS encoding DEHA2G10010p (uniprot|Q6BII9 Debaryomyces hansenii RIB7 5-amino-6-(5- phosphoribosylamino) uracil reductase (EC 1.1.1.193)): MSLLPLTPSLRPFLEEYLPRPCSNRPFVTLTYAQSLDSRIAAKPGEQTKISHLETKTMTHYIRSKHDGIMVGIGTVLADDPKLNCRFEAEDGNISTPRPIILDPTGKWAYHKSQLRSVCDNNKGLAPFILIDETVTPRNEDVEVLDKQDGAFVRLPLLRNADKVGNWNIILKKLFQLGIKSIMVEGGASIINDLLVYSKIIDSLIITIGPVFLGKDGVEVSPSGHAGLIDVKWWQGIQDSVLCARLT; encoded by the coding sequence ATGTCCCTTTTGCCGCTCACACCATCATTGAGGCCATTTCTCGAGGAGTACCTCCCAAGGCCATGCTCCAACAGACCGTTTGTAACGCTTACATATGCACAGTCGTTAGATTCTCGCATAGCTGCTAAACCTGGTGAACAAACCAAAATATCACACCTTGAAACTAAAACAATGACACATTATATTCGTTCGAAGCATGACGGTATAATGGTGGGAATAGGTACTGTGTTAGCCGATGATCCAAAATTAAATTGTCGTTTTGAAGCTGAAGATGGGAATATTTCTACACCGAGACCCATTATCTTAGATCCTACCGGAAAATGGGCATATCATAAATCCCAATTGCGTTCTGTAtgtgataataataaaggaTTAGCCCCTTTCATCCTAATTGATGAAACCGTGACACCGAGAAATGAAGATGTTGAAGTTCTAGATAAGCAGGATGGTGCATTTGTCAGGCTTCCCTTACTTCGCAATGCGGACAAGGTTGggaattggaatattatattgaaaaaattgtttcaattgGGTATCAAATCTATCATGGTTGAAGGAGGTGCAAGTATAATCAATGACTTGTTGGTTTATAGTAAGATTATTGATAGTTTGATTATTACAATAGGCCCTGTATTCTTGGGTAAAGATGGAGTTGAAGTAAGCCCTTCGGGACATGCTGGCTTAATTGACGTCAAATGGTGGCAAGGAATACAGGATAGCGTATTATGCGCCAGACTTACATAG
- a CDS encoding DEHA2G10032p (some similarities with uniprot|Q8X0K0 Neurospora crassa B11H24 Related to microfibril-associated protein) gives MFVDEKIRQIKRAEKNVSAVSSLVNDPLFYEYIGEIRSKLNMSDRESTSGTSGSDSESYESSSSEEVVLKPVFVSKNQRKSHVNQQNSKSTDTNRSTQTEVAVAKEIGEIDRKKEIALNKASHEVKVEKTDGDEFDGIDDADDIYPEKEYNEWRIREKDRYKRDRERIMQEEQIKDEIVRRGNLTEEELISNFKKRRQEEDSASSSKPKNYHKGAFFNDSEDIDKLLKRTYEQVGDDDDDDDNAKDHSRPTKLKFN, from the coding sequence ATgtttgttgatgaaaaaattagacAGATAAAACGCGCTGAAAAAAATGTCAGTGCCGTCTCCAGCTTAGTTAATGATCCTTTGTTCTATGAATATATAGGGGAAATTAGGAGCAAATTGAACATGAGTGACAGGGAATCAACTAGTGGTACTAGTGGGTCAGATTCAGAGTCTTACGAGTCGTCTTCTAGCGAAGAGGTGGTCTTGAAGCCGGTATTTGTTTCAAAAAATCAGAGAAAATCACATGTAAACCAGCAAAATAGCAAGTCGACCGACACGAATAGGAGTACTCAAACAGAGGTTGCTGTCGCCAAAGAGATAGGGGAAATAGATAGGAAAAAAGAAATAGCATTGAACAAGGCAAGCCATGAGGTAAAGGTAGAGAAGACTGACGGCGATGAGTTCGATGGCATAGATGATGCCGACGACATATATCCCGAAAAGGAGTACAACGAGTGGAGAATACGAGAGAAAGACAGATATAAACGAGATAGGGAACGTATAATGCAAGAAGAACAGATAAAGGACGAAATAGTGAGGCGTGGTAACTTGAcggaagaagaattgatatctaatttcaagaaaagaCGTCAGGAAGAAGATTCAGCGAGTTCTTCGAAGCCGAAGAATTACCATAAGGGTGCGTTTTTCAATGATAGCGAAGACATCGACAAGTTATTGAAGAGAACATACGAACAAGTTGgagatgatgatgatgatgatgataatgctAAAGATCATTCAAGACCTACGAAGTTGAAATTTAACtag